In one Desulfoferula mesophila genomic region, the following are encoded:
- a CDS encoding GntR family transcriptional regulator, with protein MPEFAKPKSMVDQICASISRAIAKGELSPGTRLVEQELQADFGVSRAPIREAIRLLEADGLVVVDAYKKKYVRNLTREDLTDNIPVLAALESLAARLAVANITPEKIAGMEQINQEIEREFQAGNYHKCAELNFAFHRSFLQVADNRALKRAISSIVKSILWLWLTTQYYANSSIIPSSIDEHRRILRALRDRAPEEAEKEVREHIEAVLARFLSQSQFDQEGIYQFTASLRAEAGS; from the coding sequence GTGCCTGAGTTTGCCAAGCCAAAATCCATGGTTGATCAGATATGCGCTAGCATCTCGCGTGCCATCGCCAAGGGCGAGTTGAGCCCCGGCACGCGTCTGGTCGAGCAGGAGCTGCAAGCTGACTTCGGGGTCAGCCGGGCTCCCATCCGCGAAGCTATCCGCCTTTTGGAGGCCGACGGACTGGTGGTGGTGGACGCCTATAAGAAAAAGTACGTGCGCAACCTGACCCGGGAGGATCTCACTGACAACATCCCGGTGCTGGCCGCCCTGGAGAGCTTGGCCGCCCGCCTGGCCGTGGCCAACATCACCCCGGAAAAGATCGCGGGGATGGAGCAGATCAACCAAGAGATTGAGCGGGAGTTCCAGGCGGGCAACTATCACAAGTGCGCCGAGCTCAACTTCGCCTTTCACCGCTCTTTCTTGCAGGTGGCCGACAACCGGGCCCTCAAGCGCGCCATCAGCTCCATCGTCAAGTCCATCCTCTGGCTGTGGTTAACCACCCAGTACTACGCCAACAGCAGCATCATTCCATCTTCCATAGATGAACACCGGCGCATATTGCGGGCCTTGCGCGACAGGGCACCCGAGGAAGCAGAGAAAGAGGTGCGCGAGCACATCGAGGCTGTGCTGGCCCGGTTCCTGAGCCAGTCTCAGTTCGACCAGGAGGGCATCTACCAGTTCACGGCCTCCCTGAGGGCCGAGGCCGGTTCTTAG
- a CDS encoding NAD(P)H-dependent flavin oxidoreductase, with the protein MRANRLTEILGTRYPLLLGPMRRITLGEMTAQVSNCGAFGQIATGLLPLARVREEIGLAQSLTRKPFGVNLPLVRKQAMDYLGAAMDLGVQVVTTSAGKPDAVVARAKTAGMKILHKVSSVSQGLRAQEAGVDAVIAMGYEAGGHVGREMTTTLCLVPQLVDALEIPVVAAGGVGDHRGFLAALALGAEGVEMGTRFLATRQCPIPSFYKDALLEAGDESTLLLGKKAMPVRVLRNQKALGIQNTDREQEDAGVRRENDTLSYVDSNSDAQEALMMSGQVAGLLREVEDIQTVVEQIVNQACHLAHVLSGVWAPE; encoded by the coding sequence ATGCGAGCCAACCGTCTGACTGAGATTCTGGGAACCCGCTACCCCCTACTGCTCGGGCCCATGCGGCGCATCACCCTCGGCGAGATGACCGCCCAGGTCTCTAACTGTGGCGCTTTTGGCCAGATAGCTACCGGATTGCTGCCCCTGGCCAGGGTGCGTGAAGAAATAGGCCTGGCCCAGTCCCTAACCCGGAAGCCCTTTGGGGTCAACTTGCCTCTGGTGCGCAAACAAGCCATGGATTATTTGGGAGCGGCCATGGACCTGGGGGTCCAGGTGGTGACCACCAGCGCGGGCAAGCCCGATGCGGTGGTGGCCCGGGCTAAGACCGCAGGAATGAAGATCCTGCACAAGGTCTCCTCGGTCAGCCAGGGATTAAGGGCCCAGGAGGCAGGCGTGGACGCGGTTATTGCCATGGGCTATGAAGCGGGCGGGCACGTGGGCAGGGAGATGACCACCACTCTCTGCCTGGTGCCGCAGTTGGTAGACGCCTTGGAGATTCCGGTGGTGGCGGCCGGCGGGGTGGGCGACCACCGCGGCTTTTTGGCGGCCCTGGCCTTGGGGGCGGAGGGGGTGGAGATGGGAACCAGGTTCCTGGCCACCCGGCAGTGCCCCATCCCTTCATTTTACAAAGACGCCCTCTTGGAGGCCGGGGACGAAAGCACCTTGTTGCTGGGCAAGAAGGCCATGCCGGTCAGGGTGCTTCGAAACCAGAAAGCATTGGGCATTCAAAACACCGACAGGGAACAAGAGGACGCGGGAGTGCGGCGGGAGAACGACACCCTGTCTTATGTCGACTCCAACAGTGATGCCCAGGAGGCATTGATGATGTCGGGCCAAGTCGCCGGGCTTCTCCGAGAGGTGGAGGACATACAAACGGTGGTGGAACAAATAGTGAATCAAGCGTGCCATCTCGCCCATGTGCTAAGCGGCGTTTGGGCGCCCGAATGA
- a CDS encoding CaiB/BaiF CoA transferase family protein: MQDYRPLRGIKILDLSALLPGPYCTMLLASLGAQVLKVESPQGGDSMRRMSPKTFEYLNAQKDLISLDLKNPRGRELFLDLAATCDVLLEGFRPGVAARLGVDFDPVSQANPSIIYCSLSGYGQDGPYASWPGHDLNYMGIAGVLSISGNPNSGRPEFPSGPQYSDLAGSLFAANAILAALLGRASDPGARFLDVSMSESTGMLVMPRYMEFLHRGNPPKEVFMARGPYGVFQARDGKYLTLGIVEDHFWQNFCRAAGLDELAEDPELQGWLARNQQAARLIPLLEQVFQGKDREEWLRLLSDADVPVAPVHDLDQWTSDPQLIERGFFGPKQEESGTEVFPRFPVPGMGRRGSGEIQGLAVGRDTGKWLQERGLTSKEIDSLREQMII, from the coding sequence ATGCAGGATTACAGACCCCTGAGAGGCATCAAGATTCTAGATCTCAGCGCCCTGCTGCCCGGTCCCTACTGCACCATGCTCCTGGCCTCCCTGGGGGCCCAAGTACTCAAGGTGGAGTCCCCCCAAGGGGGGGATTCCATGCGCCGAATGTCCCCAAAAACCTTCGAGTACCTGAACGCCCAAAAAGACCTAATCAGCCTGGATCTGAAAAATCCCCGTGGCAGGGAGCTGTTTTTGGATTTGGCCGCGACCTGCGACGTGCTCTTAGAAGGCTTCCGCCCGGGGGTGGCCGCCAGGCTCGGAGTGGACTTCGACCCGGTGAGTCAGGCCAATCCTTCCATCATCTACTGCTCCCTGTCCGGCTACGGCCAGGACGGTCCCTATGCCTCTTGGCCTGGCCACGACCTCAACTACATGGGAATCGCCGGGGTGCTGAGTATATCCGGCAACCCGAACTCCGGCCGTCCCGAATTCCCCTCGGGTCCCCAGTATTCCGACCTGGCGGGCTCGCTGTTCGCGGCCAACGCCATTCTGGCAGCCTTGTTGGGCCGCGCGAGCGACCCCGGAGCCAGGTTCCTGGATGTGTCCATGAGCGAGAGCACAGGCATGCTGGTCATGCCTCGCTACATGGAGTTCCTGCACCGTGGGAACCCCCCCAAGGAAGTGTTCATGGCCAGGGGACCATATGGGGTATTCCAGGCCCGCGATGGCAAGTACCTGACCCTGGGCATCGTGGAAGACCATTTTTGGCAAAACTTCTGCCGGGCGGCTGGCCTGGATGAACTAGCGGAAGACCCAGAACTGCAAGGATGGTTGGCCCGCAACCAACAGGCGGCGCGGCTCATACCTCTTCTTGAGCAGGTCTTCCAAGGAAAGGACCGCGAGGAGTGGCTAAGGCTGCTCAGCGACGCCGACGTGCCAGTGGCCCCAGTGCACGACCTGGACCAGTGGACCAGCGACCCCCAACTGATTGAGCGCGGTTTTTTCGGGCCAAAGCAGGAAGAAAGCGGCACGGAAGTTTTTCCCCGCTTCCCGGTGCCAGGCATGGGCCGGCGGGGGTCTGGAGAAATCCAGGGCTTGGCAGTGGGACGCGATACCGGGAAGTGGCTCCAGGAGCGGGGCCTTACCAGCAAGGAAATAGATTCATTACGGGAGCAAATGATTATTTAG